From one Solea solea chromosome 15, fSolSol10.1, whole genome shotgun sequence genomic stretch:
- the LOC131474193 gene encoding protocadherin-15-like produces MDQADWEQQILRGMRIRSSDALDMSGSTETKLSVREQAKHFEQQAQQEQSLKQNRESHCSLSSILLRDRDSNETLELTPETLLSIMDYSYSPTSVGRDGPPGFGEESWPQQPTPPVLRRFSTSISSYMAAQPCQITVEIIPDPPEIPAPPPPPPPQQPQPPQTSPPSSPPPSPAPASSLPKPQPSPPSPPPPPPPPEHKPRAPLPPDHKPRAPPPPPPLPPPPPPPPPSPSINQLYPVQFVPTSLPSLSSLRPVSERKHPRPLDPPQSDVGKKKELRGILKNLQNLADIERSVANLYSQVDKNCKVPTFNKKQEVTDEFEDPQTSDPAPKRTNSSVQMNANCSESETSEGNAAAKVQPTNPDGSKSAELDDHLSSQFTIL; encoded by the coding sequence ATGGACCAGGCCGACTGGGAGCAGCAGATACTCAGGGGGATGAGAATCAGGAGTTCAGACGCACTTGACATGAGTGGCAGCACGGAGACCAAGTTATCAGTGAGAGAGCAGGCCAAGCATTTTGAGCAACAGGCCCAGCAGGAACAAAGCCTCAAGCAGAACAGAGAGTCCCACTGCTCCCTCTCCTCTATCCttctcagagacagagacagcaacGAAACGCTGGAGCTGACCCCGGAGACCCTGCTCTCCATCATGGATTACTCCTACAGCCCCACATCAGTCGGTAGAGACGGGCCCCCCGGCTTTGGAGAGGAGTCGTGGCCCCAACAACCGACTCCACCCGTCCTCAGGAGGTTCAGCACCAGCATCTCCAGCTACATGGCAGCACAGCCCTGTCAGATCACCGTGGAGATCATACCCGACCCGCCGGAAATCCctgcgcctcctcctcctcctcctccacaacagccacaaccTCCTCAAACATCTCCTCCCTCCAGTCCACCaccttctccagctccagccTCCTCGCTTCCTAAACCACAACCTTCACCTccgtcccctcctcctcctcctcctcctcctgaacaCAAACCACGTGCTCCACTTCCTCCTGACCATAAACCACGTGCTccgcctcctccgcctcctcttccccctcctcccccccctccccctccctcacctTCTATCAATCAGCTGTACCCCGTCCAGTTTGTCCCCACCTCTTTACCGTCCCTGTCTTCGCTTCGGCCCGTCTCGGAGCGAAAGCACCCTCGTCCCCTCGACCCCCCGCAATCCGACGTTGGGAAAAAGAAGGAGCTCAGAGGAATCCTGAAAAACCTCCAGAACCTCGCCGACATCGAGCGGTCGGTCGCCAACCTGTACAGCCAAGTGGACAAGAACTGCAAGGTGCCCACTTTTAACAAGAAGCAGGAAGTGACTGACGAGTTTGAGGATCCGCAGACGTCTGATCCGGCGCCAAAAAGGACGAACTCTTCcgtccaaatgaatgcaaactGTTCCGAGAGTGAAACGAGTGAAGGGAACGCGGCTGCCAAGGTTCAGCCGACGAACCCGGACGGATCAAAAAGTGCAGAACTTGATGATCACCTATCCTCTCAATTCACGATTTTGTGA